DNA from Canis lupus dingo isolate Sandy chromosome 27, ASM325472v2, whole genome shotgun sequence:
ctattttaagctgAAAGGAGTATTTCCTGAGAAGTTTTAGGGTTTGGGAGTGATATTCTGATTACTAGAAACCATTCAGATTTTATAATACTGTTGATTTCTTTCTAGGGATGGAATTTATAAACAACCATGAACAACTTCACTTTCTTCACTGAGTTCATCCTCCTTGGGCTGTCTGCTGACTGCCACGTCCAGACTCTGCTCTTTGTGCTGTTTCTGGGAATTTACCTCCTGACTCTGATGGGGAATCTGGTGATGATCCTCGTGATCAGGGGGGATTCTCACCTCCATATccccatgtattttttccttgGACACCTGTCCTTCCTAGATATCTGCTTCTCCTCAGTTACTATGCCCAAAATGCTGCAGAACTTCCTGTCTGAGAAGAAAAGCATCTCGGTCTGGGGCTGCATCAcccagagtttcttttttcttctctctgggtGTGCTGAAGCCAGTCTTCTCTCtgccatggcctatgaccgctatgctGCTGTCTGCTACCCTCTGCTCTATACCATGGTCATGAACAGATCTCTTTGCATAGTAATGGTTAGTGCAGCATGGGTGATGGGGTTTCTGAACTCACTAGTGAATAATCTTTTCATCCACAAGTTACATTTTTGTGGGTCCAATGTCATCTCCCACTTCTGCTGCGAGCTACCCTCACTCTTCCCTCTGTCATGTACTGATCCCACTGCCAACAAATTCCTTCTGTCAGGGTCCAGTGCATTTCTGGGACTGCTGACACTTCCCCTGATCCTCTTCTCTTACTCCAGAATCATTTCTGCCATTCTGAACATCCGCTCCTCTGAGGGCCAAGCCaaagccttctccacctgctcctcccacctcacCGTGGTACTCTTGTTCTATGGGACAGCTCTATTCAGGTACatcagccctgcctcaggctcggTGTTGGAGCGAGTGGTCTCCATTCAGTACAGTGTGATCACATCTTTGGTGAACCCCCTCATCTACAGTCTCAAGAACCAAGAGGTGAAGGCAGCTCTGCAGAGGCTGCTGAGGCAATAAATGTGCTCCTCAGATGAGGGATTATCTGTGCGGTGTTGTCAGAGAATGGGGTGGAGAGATCTTCAGAAATACCTTGAGAGGCTAAAAGACATTTGAGGCCAGTGGTTCCAACCACTAATCTGCTGAATCAACAGTAGAGctcaacaatctttttttttttttaagattttatttatttattcatgagagacacagagagagaggcagagagagcagcaggctccattaagggagcctgatatgggactcgatcctgggttgcgttaaacccctgagccaccagaccagggctgcccaacaatcTATGTTTTAATTAGCCAGGTGAGTGTGAGAAGTATGAGAAAAAATGTTGTGGGACAACTAATGTTTGAGAAAACTATCTTTggtgaaagataaaatattaacatctcAAAATGAAGAATCTCTTTTAAATGAGAGAGTTGGTCTGTAGTCAAGATGAGAACATTTGATTGTGTTCACACCCTTTGCAAgactgtaaaagagaaaaaatttaaaaacctacattattttattttactttttaaaagattttatttacatatttgacagagaacacaagcagggggagtagaagcagagggagagtgagaagcatgTTCCAATGCAgggtttaatcccaggacccagggatcatgacctgagctgaggcagatgcttaaccaactaagccacccaggtgccccaaacctaTATTATTTCAAGACATTGGAAAGAGGGAAAGTGTTGGACCTTCTACTGAAGGCAGACCAGCCCATTCCTTCCACCAACATTTGGAAGTTAAAAGAAGCTAGCACAGCATAACACCAAGGGACAGATGTTCCAGAACAGTGACTCACAAACACTTCCTTCACCTCACCTGAGAGCACCTGAGGCCATCAAATAGCCAGTGTGCCTGGGCAGTGGTCACTAGTTTGTCCTAGAGAGTGAAGACAGCCTGAGGCTAAGATAGAAGAAACAAACGAGATGAGCTAGCACTTCTGTGCAAGTGCTTTCACTGAGCACCTCTGCTTCCTGACTTGGTTGCCTGGGCCATGCTGTCAGGTCTGGGGGCTGAGTTCGTGCTTCTATATATTTTGTCACAACACtacctttttcatattcttcctaGAGGTATAAAGCCCCtctcaatgtttatttttacctttcaatTAAGAAATAGAGCATTCCCAGAGCCTTAGAAGCTCCACCCCATCATCtcactcttttcttctccccagaGGTAACTACTGTCCTGAATTGTACAGTTCTCATTcccttgcttttatttaaaatttaccacTTATTTATGACCcctaaataagattttttagttttgcctgttcttgaaaGTTTTATGAGTAGAATCATACTGTAagttttttctgtgctttttttcatttaacattatttattcttatgtttTTAGGTATGTCTTTGTAAGCAGCATTTGGctgcattttgattattttatccagtctgaaaattattttaagagaagaGTTTAATCAACAATTATAGTAATTGCTGATATGTTTACATCCATTTCCACGTTTCTCACTTCTataacttccttttatttctcactcttttttcctttatatttttccttctatctttttatttgttgatggctagcctatttttctttttatttatttatttatttatttatttatttatttatcaaagattttatttattcatgagaaacacagagagaaagagagacagagacacaggcagagggagaagcaggctccccacaggggacccgatgtgggacccgcTCATGGGTCTCCAGGGTCCGGACCTGGGCCGGAGGCGacgctaaaccggtgagccacctgggcttcccctatttttcttttttaaaaatcatactaaCTTTACTTAACAAAGTCTATAGTTAGTATCTTCATCCTCTtccaaaacaatataaatatcataaaataagcGACAACATCCCAAACTTATATGCCACTTAAATCCAGTATTTTAGTTCTTCCCTTTCCCACACAAATTAGacattatcattactattttatttaatcaatcaGTTTTTATTTAGATGTATCCAAATATTTGTCATATCTTGGTTCACCatgtcttttataaaaataatatggttgttatttatatagtatttacaATATGATGAAGAAACTTGATTTATGGAAAGTGTATTTATGAAGGTACAATTAcagacaaaacacaaaattatatatagcATCATAATGATATTTCATAACTTATAGGACAAATACAGGAGAtcttaaatgtttcatatttttcctataCATTTAATAGATCACTATAccttaccaaattaaaaaaaacctttatattACAGTATAAAATTAGAagttatttatatcaatattgCCTACgcataccaaaaaaaatttataatagaatTATCAACTACAAATACTGACTTTTCTAATGaaatttatcattaattttaggattgttttattaAACCATAACACTTGGGATCTTTTATTAAACCATAATATTTGGAATCTGTATGTATCTTTTATAGAAGGGActgaaaacattttgcaaatactGAATATCATTTTGGATATTAGTGACAAATTACAGATTAATAATTGATTCCTATGGCAGTACCCACCAGTCCACTTGCACTCAAAACCTTAATGAAATGCAGACAAGCTATCATAACTTTCTGTATCTCAGTCTTCCATTAGTGATCATTTTATCCTGTCCGAATTTTATCCTTTAGAATTCTTTGTATCAGTCTGTTAGTgatgaattgtttttgtttgcctgaaaattactttattttttgaaaggtaGTTTTTCTGGCCATGAAATTCTAGGTTGTAGCCTGAGTTAAGTTCTGTTCTCATAGAAAGAATATATACTTCTTTCTATCTGTTATCTTTGAGTCAGCCCCACTTTAAATTAAATTCTCTGCTTGAAGTATTTCAgaccacacacacagacagcaTTAATTCAGACTTCACACTTGCCTGAGCACCAGCTGTGGTTATAAATTTGCAGGAAATAGCCCTTTCCCTCTTTACTCAACTCCAGTGTCAAAAGGGCCAATTTTCTCATGATCCCCATCCCCATGGtagattatttcttatttatgctTACACTGAGATTGTACCACCTTATTTCTAACAATTATATAATTCTTGTTATGTACCAGGCATTctaagaaaatgtatattaacTAATACAATGCTCTGAACAACATTGTGAGATAgatattatttcctcattttacagacttAGAAACTGATgcacagagaggaaaaatgaCTCTCCCAAAGTCAGTGGGAGAGCTGTTATTTAAACCCAGGTAGTCTGGGTACAGAGTCCATGCTAACTCTGCCAGGCTGTGCTGCTTCTGGGATTTATTCCAATGAATGCGTATCAAAATCACTATTGAAGTTCTCTtactggaattatttttattaggatACTCCTATTAGACTCCCAAGCCTAGCTCGTCTCTAGGTTCTATCTCTTGCCCTCTGTATCAAGCTGGTTAGGGTACTTGCTTAACTCCTAGAATTTCTGCTTTCACTTCATTTGTCAGCTCTGAAGAGCCAAAATGTCATTTTGGTAACCTGTTAATTTTTTGTAATTCAGTATGCTAATTATTCAAGCAAATAATTCTGTGAGATAATTAATCAGCTATTACTGTCAGAAGTAGAAGTCACCTCTTCCTCAATCAAGGGATCTTGATACCTTCCATGCCCACCAAGCCAACCCAATTTCTGATCAGGCCTCTCCTAACTTCCAAACTTGTCATCAACATCTTGAGTATTTTAtgctttattaagatatatcaGAACGTTGTTTTCAATAAGATGTAGAAGTCAATAACTGCATTATATTGAGATATGCTCATActgtttcaaaaatataaatacaccTTTTGGGGTAGGCTCCTAGTTTATTTTGGAGGTAGCAAACTGTCTGATTCCTTCAGAGAAAAGGGGTCTTGGTAAAGAACATAACCAGTCACATGTCTCATTTAGAATATCTGACTTCCCTACAACTTCATTTTTAAGAAGCTAACATCTAAGATATATTTAGAaagtagaaataagaaatttggtAACCTGTTAAATCTGATGaattaaggaaaaggaagaatttgaTTTCATTTGATTTGGGTTAATGTGATCTATTTCATACTTATGGAACAATTAGAATTTTTGTTAGGtttctctattataaataatattgtaacaaaCAACTTTGTGCCTAAACACTGGTCTTCCTTTTAGGTTGTTTTATTaggaaagattattttattaggAAAGATTCCTGGAAGTAGATTCACCAGGTTAGACTGCATTAATGTGTCACCCTTATTGCTTCTGGCCATCTCAGAGCTTGAAAGATAGGCTCACATAAACCGTAACCAAAAGTATCTGGGGTAAGGAGGCTCACTTTCATCAGCTACTATTGGATATTTGTTCCCTCCCTCATGACCTGCCTTTATTTATGGGAAGCCCCAGAGGTATTTCTTGGTTCTCTAAGCATGTCTTCTCAATTTCCATAAACTGTCAAGAATACTTGCATGGTAAGTACTGAAACGGCCCTAATCAATACCAGTACTGCCAGTAACtggaaagaatgaatatttttgtaatatttggaTTCTGATCTAGGAAAATGAAATCTCTATTCACTAAGATTGCCTACTTAGGAAACAGGTGATTTTTCTTCATACTGATTATATTTCTTATTCAGGATTAGCCTcagttattccattttttaaaacagataatgtaaatgaaatctcttttcctattaatgtctttttttaaagattttatttatttattcctgagagacatagagagagagagaagcagagacacaggcagagggtgaagcaggctccatgcagggagcctgatgtgggactcgatcccgggactccaggatcacgccctgggccaaaggcaggcgctaaaccactgagccacgcagggatccccccTATTAATGTCATTTAAGTGATTATTACTGGCAAAGAGAatgtataataatgaaaattatgatGCATATGCCACATATATGCTATTTGTTATATATTGGCAAGTAAATATATGCTGGTTAGAcacactgtgttttcttttactcTCATACTCACAACACTTCCAGAGTCagatatgtggattttttttccccacactggCCGATTCTCTGCCACCAACTGGGTgtacaattcaattcaattcaattctgacactgagGTGAACACAGACTTCAGAGGTCAAAGActgtcccacaagactgcccccctCCTCCACAACTTCAGACACCAATCACAAATCTAGTTGTCTCCTGTGCTTCTGACAAAGTGGCTATAAATCAAAGGTTTCCACAATCCCCTCCTTAGTTTTGATAATTTGAAAGAACAGCTTacaaaactcaggaaaacaaCATACTGACTAGactaccagtttattataaaggaacACAACTCAGGAACaggcagatggaagagatgcatgggGTAAAGTATGTGAGAAGAGTTACTGAGCTTCCATGTCCATTCTGGGGGCCACACTCCTGGCATCTCCACAAGCTTggcaacctggaagctctccaaaccccataCATTAGGaatttttatggaagcttcatcaCATGGACATGATCCATTCACTTATTTTCTAGCCCCTTTCTCCTCTccagaggatgggagatagaatTAAAAGTTTCAGcctctaatcatggcttggtttTTCTAGTGACCAGCCCCCATTCAGGAGCCCACCAAGAGTTGATGTGTTTATCATTCAGGATATTGTAAGGACTTAGGAGCTCTATGTCAGATGctcttatcactcaggaaattgcAAAGATTTAGGAGCTCTGTATCAGTAACTGGGCTCAAAAGCAAATACTAGCAAGAACAAGgggtagatatatatatatatgacatatatatatgacatatatatagagagagatgtgtatgacatatatatatatatatatatgtctttgttATTTCACAAGTAGGTATCTcaaacagacacatacacact
Protein-coding regions in this window:
- the LOC112678145 gene encoding olfactory receptor 8S1-like; amino-acid sequence: MNNFTFFTEFILLGLSADCHVQTLLFVLFLGIYLLTLMGNLVMILVIRGDSHLHIPMYFFLGHLSFLDICFSSVTMPKMLQNFLSEKKSISVWGCITQSFFFLLSGCAEASLLSAMAYDRYAAVCYPLLYTMVMNRSLCIVMVSAAWVMGFLNSLVNNLFIHKLHFCGSNVISHFCCELPSLFPLSCTDPTANKFLLSGSSAFLGLLTLPLILFSYSRIISAILNIRSSEGQAKAFSTCSSHLTVVLLFYGTALFRYISPASGSVLERVVSIQYSVITSLVNPLIYSLKNQEVKAALQRLLRQ